A single region of the Duganella sp. BuS-21 genome encodes:
- a CDS encoding GGDEF domain-containing protein, protein MQYHPVPSRTIKVAALRCEFCDSTTENAFLRHQLAMTQAQLRVTFLFCALFYLCFALSDLLWVGYQMKTWLLVGARLAVAATVLACLALLKRRPDSIPATRLVANIVEVTGAAGFLLIAALRPTEFSLHAISMSIVVIVLYIYIPNRLLYAATTAALATAIFVALAWWLGHLPNIELATIAALLALTNLFGYVAARRYQILWREEYSAQMVLKNLSLRDPLTGCYNRRHLHERLLETEISRAQRYRLSLTVIMCDLDHFKAVNDTYGHNGGDAVLQHFAALLQSMTRESVDSVVRYGGEEFLLILPETDLGGGTLLAERLRQGLAAAPVEHDGRCIAITASFGVASVDFATSTHDAHVNMIAAADNLLYAAKNSGRNRVCAQQLV, encoded by the coding sequence ATGCAATACCATCCGGTTCCGTCCAGGACCATCAAAGTCGCGGCCTTGCGCTGCGAATTCTGCGACAGCACCACTGAAAACGCCTTCCTGCGGCATCAACTGGCGATGACGCAGGCGCAATTGCGCGTCACTTTTCTATTCTGCGCCCTGTTTTACCTGTGCTTTGCGCTGAGCGACCTGTTGTGGGTCGGTTATCAGATGAAAACCTGGCTCTTGGTCGGCGCGCGGCTGGCGGTGGCGGCCACGGTACTGGCCTGCCTGGCGCTGCTGAAGCGGCGGCCGGACTCGATTCCAGCCACGCGGTTGGTCGCCAACATTGTCGAGGTGACGGGCGCGGCCGGTTTTCTGCTGATCGCCGCCTTGCGGCCGACCGAATTCTCGCTGCACGCGATCTCGATGTCCATCGTCGTCATCGTGCTGTATATCTACATCCCCAACCGCCTGCTCTACGCCGCCACCACCGCCGCGCTGGCCACCGCAATATTCGTGGCGCTGGCATGGTGGCTCGGTCACTTGCCGAACATCGAACTGGCCACGATCGCCGCGCTGCTGGCGCTAACCAACCTGTTCGGCTACGTGGCGGCGCGGCGCTACCAGATCCTGTGGCGGGAAGAATACAGCGCGCAGATGGTGCTCAAGAACTTGTCGCTGCGCGATCCGCTGACCGGCTGCTACAACCGGCGTCACCTGCATGAACGACTGCTGGAAACGGAAATCTCGCGGGCTCAGCGCTACCGGCTCAGCCTGACCGTCATCATGTGCGACCTCGACCACTTCAAAGCCGTCAACGACACCTATGGCCACAACGGCGGCGACGCCGTGTTGCAGCACTTCGCCGCGCTGCTGCAATCGATGACGCGCGAAAGCGTCGACAGCGTGGTGCGCTACGGCGGCGAGGAATTCCTGCTGATCCTGCCGGAAACGGACCTGGGCGGCGGCACGCTGCTGGCCGAACGCTTGCGCCAGGGTCTGGCCGCCGCGCCGGTCGAACACGACGGCCGGTGCATCGCGATCACAGCCAGTTTCGGCGTGGCCAGTGTGGATTTCGCCACCTCCACGCACGATGCGCACGTCAACATGATCGCGGCCGCCGACAATTTGCTGTACGCTGCGAAAAACAGCGGCCGTAATCGCGTCTGCGCGCAACAACTGGTGTGA
- a CDS encoding ATP-binding protein, with protein sequence MPPFSADQPQTILIVASTAYDAAALRRMLRRHHFEVHAVARGDEALAAARNGELALVLLDVALAGSASLELCPRLQQASQHPLPVFLLSTHPGEDERMRAHEAGAAAYLPMSLPIDEMAEKIMLYLQAISPAPVLAGMPTMATLEVNYHTMLAGSPDAILLLQRGSNRILDVNRRTRQLFGMTETELLQTDLLSLCPPLQADGQPSDHVFATDLEQVMSGAVQVFELEMLHSSGRALTCELRMVPLTTQEHRLMHVRIVDVTSRKLAAELRDGKNALLEMIARGAPLLETLDRLVRLIEAQIDGGHCTVMLLNPDGVTVQSAAGPSMPAEYMSALNGLPIGPAAGSCGTAMYRKQTVIVSDILNDPLWTPYRNAAAHFGLRACWSMPILLDKDTVLGSFAMYYQEERVPDEEDRRLIHTATHLAGIAIARTRREEELERHREHLEELVSARTAELQQAKQEAELANEELSTVLDNLSTTQQELVRRDKLAALGALVAGVAHELNTPIGNSLTMAGSMSERTAALREDLKTGLRRSALESYLEQAAAADEVVLRNLNRAAALVAGFKHIALDSDDSQRSRFVLGDVVATLLQSVQGEVARQGLELIEDVDHWLEMDSYPGALTRALRHLIDNSLVHGFSARGGRNGDARGSITLSAHESANGEIALTLSDTGVGIAPENLPRIYDPFFTTRLGAGGSGLGLYITHNIVTGVLGGHIEAASTPGQGASFMLRLPKIAPR encoded by the coding sequence CGTCGCCAGCACGGCGTATGACGCCGCCGCGCTGCGCCGCATGCTGCGCCGCCATCATTTTGAAGTCCATGCCGTCGCCCGCGGCGACGAAGCGCTGGCCGCCGCCCGCAACGGCGAGCTCGCGCTGGTGCTGCTGGACGTGGCGCTGGCCGGCAGCGCCAGCCTGGAACTTTGCCCGCGCCTGCAACAAGCCAGCCAGCACCCGCTGCCGGTGTTCCTGCTCTCCACCCATCCAGGCGAGGACGAGCGCATGCGCGCCCACGAAGCCGGCGCCGCCGCCTATCTGCCGATGAGCCTGCCCATCGACGAGATGGCGGAGAAGATCATGCTCTATCTGCAGGCCATCTCACCGGCGCCGGTGTTGGCCGGCATGCCGACCATGGCCACGCTGGAAGTTAACTACCACACCATGTTGGCCGGCTCGCCGGACGCCATACTGCTCCTGCAGCGCGGCAGCAACCGCATCCTCGACGTCAACCGCCGTACCCGCCAACTGTTCGGCATGACCGAGACCGAGCTGCTGCAAACCGATTTGCTGTCGCTGTGCCCGCCGCTGCAAGCGGACGGCCAGCCGAGCGACCACGTCTTCGCCACCGACCTGGAGCAGGTGATGTCGGGCGCGGTGCAGGTGTTCGAGCTGGAAATGCTGCACAGCTCCGGCCGCGCCCTCACCTGCGAGCTGCGCATGGTGCCGCTGACCACGCAGGAACACCGGTTGATGCATGTGCGTATCGTCGATGTCACCTCGCGCAAGCTGGCGGCCGAACTGCGCGACGGCAAGAACGCACTGCTGGAAATGATCGCGCGAGGCGCGCCGCTGCTGGAAACGCTGGACCGCCTGGTGCGCCTGATCGAGGCCCAGATCGATGGCGGGCACTGCACCGTCATGCTGCTCAACCCGGACGGCGTGACCGTGCAAAGCGCCGCCGGCCCCAGCATGCCGGCCGAGTACATGAGCGCGCTAAACGGCCTGCCGATCGGGCCGGCGGCCGGCTCCTGCGGCACCGCCATGTACCGCAAGCAAACGGTGATCGTCAGCGACATCCTCAACGATCCGCTGTGGACGCCCTACCGCAACGCCGCCGCCCACTTCGGCCTGCGCGCATGCTGGTCGATGCCGATTCTACTCGACAAGGACACCGTGCTGGGCTCGTTTGCCATGTACTACCAGGAAGAGCGCGTCCCCGACGAGGAAGACCGCCGCCTGATCCACACCGCTACCCACCTGGCCGGCATCGCCATCGCCCGCACCCGGCGCGAGGAGGAACTGGAACGTCACCGCGAACATCTGGAAGAACTGGTCTCGGCGCGCACCGCCGAGCTGCAGCAGGCCAAGCAGGAAGCCGAACTGGCCAATGAAGAGCTGAGCACCGTGCTCGACAACCTGAGCACGACGCAGCAAGAACTGGTGCGGCGCGACAAGCTGGCCGCACTGGGCGCGCTGGTGGCCGGCGTGGCGCACGAGCTCAACACGCCGATCGGCAACAGCCTGACCATGGCCGGCAGCATGAGCGAACGCACCGCCGCGCTGCGCGAGGATCTGAAAACCGGGCTGCGGCGCTCGGCGCTGGAAAGCTATCTGGAGCAGGCCGCAGCGGCCGACGAAGTGGTGTTACGCAACCTGAACCGCGCCGCCGCGCTGGTGGCCGGCTTCAAGCACATCGCGCTCGACAGCGACGACAGCCAGCGCAGCCGCTTCGTGCTGGGCGACGTGGTGGCGACCTTGCTGCAATCGGTCCAGGGCGAAGTCGCCAGGCAGGGGCTGGAGCTGATCGAGGATGTCGACCACTGGCTGGAAATGGACAGCTATCCGGGAGCGCTGACACGGGCGCTGCGCCACCTGATCGACAACAGCCTGGTGCACGGCTTCAGCGCACGCGGCGGCCGCAACGGCGACGCCAGGGGCAGCATCACCCTCTCGGCGCACGAGAGCGCCAACGGCGAGATCGCCCTCACCCTGAGCGACACCGGGGTCGGCATCGCGCCGGAAAACTTGCCGCGCATCTACGATCCGTTTTTCACCACGCGGCTGGGCGCCGGCGGGTCCGGACTCGGTTTGTATATAACACACAACATCGTCACCGGCGTGCTGGGCGGCCACATCGAGGCCGCCAGTACGCCCGGCCAAGGCGCAAGCTTCATGTTGCGCCTGCCGAAAATCGCGCCACGCTGA